The segment GGGCATGGGTGCCTGTGGCTGGGCCCCACTGGACCCTCCCCCGGGAGGCAGCCGATGGTCTCACGTTCCGTGGCGGGCAGAGCTGGGCGGGTGGGCCGGGCACAAGCTGCTGATTGCATTGCTGTGACGATGGGACCCTAGAGAAAGGACCActtgcagcccatggggctctGCGCCCTTCCCTCCCCCGGGCCACTTCCGGAGGGACCGCCACGCCAGCCCAAGGGATGCTAGGATGTCCTGAGGGGCGGGAGTGGCTGGCACGGCTGGAGAGGCTGCCTGAAGGTCCCAGAACCTTGGTTGCATATTCATCACCGCCTCTGGGCTCACATCTTCTGGGGTCTCGAGTGTGGGGTGAGTAACCACCCCACCCCATGCCCTCACCGGACACTTGGAAAGTTGAGGGGTGCGCACAGGCCCGGGGACCAGGGCTGTGGGGTGGCAGGAGCCCCCCATCCTGGGCTCTAATCCCGATGCACCCATGCTCTACCTGCGCGACCTCGGGCAGAGCCGGCGCCACGCGGGTGTCAGTCTGCTCTCCCAGAGATGGAGTGAGCAATCAGTCCTCGCAGGCTGGCTTTAAGAGTTCTAGAAGATGCTCTGTGTCCGCCTCCAGGCTGGTGGTCACCAGCAGCACAGACGGGGTGGACGGCTTCAGCACGTTCTTGCCTGTGGCTCACGAGCACGATGCTGAGAGCTGGGCGCAGGGTGGTCATGTGTGTGTCCTGACCTTGGATCAGGCCCCGTGACCTCGTTTTGCCTCCATCGCGTCCTGAAAGCCTGTCTTTAGATACACGCTCTGAGCGGTTAGGGCTCGCAGCTTGCGGGTGTTGGTGGGGAGGGACAAGCTCAGCCCAAAACAGATGCCCACACAATGCCTGCCCCTGCGGGCATGCGGCAAGGAGTCACTCTGTTCATTGTtggtcaaaaaggaaaaaaaggacttAATCCTGGCAGTGGGAGTACAGGAGCGAGGAGGTGGGACCCGCGGGCTGTCAGTGGGCATCCCAGGCACAGCCTGCTCCATGGGGGCCCGTCATGGGGGTCGGTGGAAGGGGAGCAGGTCCGTCAGGGCAGGGTGTCGGttgtagggggtggggggcatgctGTACACCCAAAGCAGGGCCTCCGCGAGAGGAGGGGAGCCTTAGGGAGGCATGAAGCAGGGGTGGCCGTGAGCCCCGGGGGTCCACCCAGGGGAGGGCGGGGTGTGGGCTGGACGCCGGCCTGCGGGGCCCAGGGATGCGGTCTCCCCCTCACCTCCGTCTGTGCTTTCTCCTCAGCGTTGAGGGAGAGGCCCCCAGCAGCGAGCCCGGCACGTCGCTGGACAGCCCCTCTGCCTACCACCAGGGGCCCTTGGCACCCGGCTCGGGCCTGAGCCCGGAGCCCTACGAGCACGCGCCGGGTGGCGCCTATGGGCTGTACGCGGGGCCGCCCGGGCAGCAGCAGCGCGCACGCAGGCCCCGGCTGCAGCACTCAACGTCCATTCTGCGCAAGCAGGCCGAGGAGGAGGCCATCAAGCGCTCGCGGTCCCTCTCCGAGAGCTATGAGCTCTCCTCCGACCTGCAGGACAAGCAGGTGGGTGGCTGGCCACgcgggggcagggtggggcggggcgggggccccCAAGCACTCAAGGCTGGGTGCCAGGCAGGGGTCGTTCCCCACGATGGAAGCCTCAGCCTCAGCCCCAGGCCCTCGCGGTCTCCTCCCGACTCCCAGAGGAAGCGGAGGGAGTGGGTGGGCGTGGGGTGCTCTGTCAGACCTCAGCCTCTGCCCACTTCCTGCTCCCCCTGCGGCTGGGCTCCAGGCGGTGCTGGGTGTCAGGGCCTGACTCCGCCAGTGCACAGCTTGCACAGTGGGGGCCACTGAGGTCCCGGGGTCCAGGAGAGGCCTGGACCTTCCGGGGTctgcaggagagggagggggaggtcaGTCCACAACAGAAACAGCACGTCCTCTGGACAGCAGGAAGGCCAGGCCGCTCATCGCACCCCTCGGTTTGCAGTTCCATGTTCTGGAGGAACACTGTCTCCTTCCAGGCTGCGCCTCCTCCCCAGGGACTTGGCCCAGACCCCCCACGGGGTCGGCACCCGTGTGCACAACGAGAGCGTGCCCGGCCTGCCTGCGTGGCCTCCTGGCCCCCTCGCCTCGTGGCATTTGGCCCTGGGGTCAGGTCCACAGCAGGGGGTCTCTGTTCCATTTCTCAGCTGCACGCAGATCTAAAGTGGATCAGAACAGTTTATAGCAACAGACGTCTATAGCAGGACCGTTAGAAGGGAGAAAGGTTAAGCAGAGGCAGTGGAGGTAATAACAAGCCTCGCGTGGCCTTAGCATGGCCACAGCTGCTCGTTTTCTCCCTCGCACGTTAGCCCAGTGCCCGCTGTATGCCACCCCGTGCTGGTGGCTGGGGAGTCCCCGGGGAACCGGTGTGGCCACAGCTCTCAGCTGGACGCTGTGGTCCAGGAGGCAGGGTAGCTGTGGACACACGGACTGACTGCAGAGCAAGGATGATGCGAACCCCAGGACGAAGGAATGGGAGGCTGGCCGGGTGCCTGTGGGAGGAGGCGGCTCGGGTGGGCTGGGGGGAGCCTCGCCAAGGCCCCTTGGAGCCAAGTAACCGAGGCCAGGGCCTTCCAGGAGAAGCTGGCAGCAGGTGCAGAGGCCCTAGGCGGGCAAGCTTGCCGGAAAGGGTTGCCAGGGTGAGGGGGGGCCGGGTGGGGCAACACTGAGGGCCACTGAGCATTCGCTCCCTGCTGAGCCTCCTGGCAGTCGAGGCGAAAATAGTAACGGGGCGGCGGGGATTACACGGGAATTTCCAGGCGGAAGCAAGGTGCCTGGTTCCGTGGGGGCTTGGAGCGTGGGCAGCACAGAGCCACGTTTCAGTGGCAGGAGCCCAGCGCAAGGCCTTGCCGTGGCCACTGGCCCCCGGcctccatgtctcctgtggttccCCTTCATGGGAGGCCCAGCCTTGGGGCTCCTTGTCCTGTCTCGTCTCAGAGCCTCTGTCCCCCTGCACAGCGGGCAGCTTCTGGGGCCCGTCTGCAGGCTGGACACGGGGTCGGGTGAAGGTGCCACCCGTTAGGTGAGTGCAGACGGCTTGGGGTCCCCCCTGTGCCCCAGTCAGCACTCAGACAGGGCCCGGGGCAGCTCTGGCCCAGAAGGGGAGCGACCCCGGAGGGCTGCGTAAGCTCGGCCCCGGAGGGCTGCGTAAGCTCGGGCCCGGAGGGCTGCGTAAGCACGGGCCCGGAGGGCTGCGTAAGCACGGGCCCGGAGGGCTGCGTAAGCTCGGCCCGGGTTGGTGTGTCCCCAGGGGAGGCCGGTAGGAGGGCCAGGGGGCTTTGAGGAGCAGCGTAGAGCCCACGCCTGCCCCCTATCGCCACTTCTGCCCCTGCCCCGACCTGGGGGGCTGGCTCAGGCCAAGAGCGTCGCTGCTGGGTTCGCGAGATCTAGAGTCAGCGGGACAGGAGGGGCTGTGGATCATGCTCTGGCCTGTGCggggcccccacccccaaccgAGCAGACCCGAGGGACCCAGAACCCAGGTCTCGGGGGGCGGAGGAGAGAGGGCTCCCTGGAGCCCAGGCGTGGGCCTCCGTCGGCCCCGAGCGCTCTCGGAGCTGCGCTCCAAACCCAGGAAACAGACGCCACTGGCAGATGTGGAAGTGAGGTCATCCCTTTGGACGAGGTTCAGTGGCTCCAGGGCAAGAGAAAACAGACACTGCCTCCAGGCCCGGCCAGGCTCGCCCCGCCCCTCCACTCCCGACTCCTCTCCTGAGGGGGCCCCTCTGCCACCCCCCCCTTTCTGGAGGGCTGGCACCTCCACGTCTGGGGGAGCTGGTGTCCCTCACGGCGATTGGGACCCACATGCACCCCCAGCAAGGCTCTGAGCCCTCCTGCCCTGcctgcacccccctcccccgGGGCTCCGGACAGCCATCACCTCCCCTTGGCTGAAGCCTGGTTCCCTTGGCATCTGCCTGGCTTTGTTCCCTGAGCTGGTGCCCCGTCTGTTCTGCACAGACCCCGCCTCTCGAGGGTGCAGCCATGCCGTCCACACGGAGGGGACCGGGGCTCTGACCCTGAAGCGTGAACACCTCCTGCCGAGGACCAGGGGCCTTCCCCCCGCCAAGTCAGGGGCTTGGTGGGCCAGCCCACTCCTCATCCCGGGTCTTGTTTGCTTTTGGAAAGTGGGCTCCAGCCTCACCCCAGAGTGAGGCATGGGGAGCGGCCCTCGGGACCGTCCTCAGGCCTGGGGCTGGCAGGCTCCGGAGGCGCACACACCTCGTGGTAGAGTCCCACCACCCTGCCCACCTATGGCGTGGGCCTGCCGTCAGCCTCCTGGAGGGCGCCCTGGGGTCTGGAGGCCTGCAGGGGTGTGTTGGGTCTcttctctgaggctcagtttccccGTCTGTACAGGAGTGGGTGTGGGGTCCCCACAAGCTGTCCACTCTTCCAGGAGTGTAGTGGAGTGTCCCACGCCTCCTCCACCCTGTGCTGAGGGTCTGTCTCGCCTATGCCCGCCGCTGGCCCGTGAGGCCGATCTGACAGGCCCGAGGGGCCACGGGTCCAGGCTTCTCAGGGTCAGTCTGCAGACGAGGGCCCAGGCCTGCGGCTGGTGCTCAATGCTCAGGGCCGACGTGGGTCTTGCGCTGGTCTCCTAGCCTGCCCCGCCACAGTCTTCTTGTTTCCCGAGGGGCGGCCTGCAACCTCCTGCAGCAGCTCCAGGTTTCATTAGACTGCACGGCCCCGGTGCCCAGGGCAAAGGCTGTTgcggacagagaagtctgggaaACCACCGCCCTTGAAAGGCTCTGAGGAGTCCTGCAGGGAGCGCCTGCTGTAACCACAGCTCACTGCTCTTCTGCCTCCCTGGGTCTAGGAGCCTGTGGGCACAGCCCCCGGCGGGTCCCGGGTCTAGGAGCCTGTGGGCACGGCCCCCGGCGGGTCCCGGGTCTAGGAGCCTGTGGGCACGGCCCCCGGCGGGTCCCTGGGTCTAGGAGCCTGTGGGCACGGCCCCCGGCGGGTCCCTGGGTCTAGGAGCCTGTGGGCACGGCCCCCGGCGGGTCCCTGGGTCTAGGAGCCTGTGGGCACGGCCCCCGGCGGGTCCTGGGTCTAGGAGCCTGTGGGCACGGCCCCCGGCGGGTCCCTGGGTCTAGGAGCCCTGTGGGCACGGCCCCCGGCGGGTCCCTGGGTCTAGGAGCCTGTGGGCACGGCCCCCGGCGGGTCCTGGGTCTAGGAGCCTGTGGGCACGGCCCCCGGCGGGTCCTGGGTCTAGGAGCCTGTGGGCACGGCCCCCGGCGGGTCCCTGGGTCTAGGAGCCTGTGGGCACGGCCCCCGGCGGGTCCTGGGTCTAGGAGCCTGTGGGCACGGCCCCCGGCGGGTCCCTGGGTCTAGGAGCCCTGTGGGCACGGCCCCCGGCGGGTCCCTGGGTCTAGGAGCCTGTGGGCACGGCCCCCGGCGGGTCCCGGGTCTAGGAGCCTGTGGGCACGGCCCCCGGCGGGTCCCGGGTCTAGGAGCCTGTGGGCACGGCCCCCGGCGGGCCCCGGGTCTAGGAGCCTGTGGGCACGGCCCCCGGCGGGTCCCGGGTCTAGGAGCCTGTGGGCACGGCCCCCGGCGGGTCCCTGGGTCTAGGAGCCTGTGGGCACGGCCCCCGGCGGGTCCCTGGGTCTAGGAGCCCTGTGGGCACGGCCCCCGGCGGGCCCCGGGTCTAGGAGCCTGTGGGCATGGCCCCCGGCGGGTCCCGGGTCTAGGAGCCTGTGGGCACGGCCCCCGGCGGGTCCCTGGGTCTAGGAGCCTGTGGGCACGGCCCCCGGCGGGTCCCTGGGTCTAGGAGCCCTGTGGGCACGGCCCCCGGCGGGCCCCGGGTCTAGGAGCCTGTGGGCACGGCCCCCGGCGGGTCCCGGGTCTAGGAGCCTGTGGGCACGGCCCCCGGCGGGTCCCTGGGTCTAGGAGCCTGTGGGCACGGCCCCCGGCGGGTCCCTGGGTCTAGGAGCCTGTGGGCACGGCCCCCGGCGGGTCCCTGGGTCTAGGAGCCTGTGGGCACGGCCCCCGGCGGGTCCCTGGGTCTAGGAGCCTGTGGGCACGGCCCCCGGCGGGTCCCTGGGTCTAGGAGCCTGTGGGCACGGCCCCCGGCGGGTCCCGGGTCTAGGAGCCTGTGGGCACGGCCCCCGGCGGGTCCCTGGGTCTAGGAGCCTGTGGGCACGGCCCCCGGCGGGTCCCTGGGTCTAGGAGCCTGTGGGCACGGCCCCCGGCGGGTCCCTGGGTCTAGGAGCCCTGTGGGCACGGCCCCCGGCGGGCCCCGGGTCTAGGAGCCTGTGGGCACGGCCCCCGGCGGGTCCCGGGTCTAGGAGCCTGTGGGCACGGCCCCCGGCGGGTCCCTGGGTCTAGGAGCCTGTGGGCACGGCCCCCGGCGGGTCCCTGGGTCTAGGAGCCTGTGGGCACGGCCCCCGGCGGGTCCCTGGGTCTAGGAGCCTGTGGGCACGGCCCCCGGCGGGTCCCTGGGTCTAGGAGCCTGTGGGCACGGCCCCCGGCGGGTCCCTGGGTCTAGGAGCCTGTGGGCACAGCGCCCGGTGGGTTCCTGGGTCTAGGAGCCTGTGGGCACGGCCCCCGGCCGGTTCTGTGTCTAGGAGCCCTGTGGGCATGGACCCCAGCGGGTTCCTGGGTCTAGGAGTGTGTGGGCATGGCGCCCGGCCGGTTCCTGGGTCTGGGAGCCCTGTGGGCACGGTCTGCCCTCCGGGCCAGGCCGGGCCATCCTCACGCTCCTCTCCGTCCCCCGCAGGTGGAGATGCTAGAACGGAAGTATGGGGGCCGCCTTGTGACCCGTCATGCGGCCCGCACCATCCAGACAGCCTTCCGCCAGTACCAGATGAACAAGAACTTCGAGCGGCTGCGCAGCTCCATGTCTGAGAAGCGCCTGTCCCGCCGCATCGTGCTGTCCAACATGCGGGTGCAGCTGTCCTTCGAGGGGCCCGAGAAGGCGCACAGCTCCTTCTTTGAGGGCAAGCAGGTCTCGGTGACCGACGGGGACTCCCCGCTGGGCTCCCTGGGGCCGGCCGAGTGCGGGGACCTGggcccgccgcccccgcccgcccTGCAGGCCCCTGCGCCCGCCGGCGACTTTGCCGACGCCATCACGGAGCTGGAGGACGCCTTCTCGCGGCAGGTGAAGTCGCTGGCCGAGTCCATCGACGACGCGCTGAACTGCCGCAGCCTGCATGCCGTGGAGGGGGCGCCCGCACCCGCCGCCGAGCCCTCGTCGGGCCTGCACGGCACGGCTGAGCAGCGCCGGCTGGACGAGATGACCGCCTCGTACAGCGACGTCACCCTGTACATCGACGAGGACGAGCTGTCGCCGCCGCTGCCCGCGGCGCAGGCCGGGTGCCGGCCGTCCAGTGGCGAGTCGGACCTGCGGCTGCGGGCCGGAGCCGCCGCCCAGGACTACTGGGCGCTGGCCCACAAGGACGACAAGGGGGACACGGACACCAGCTGCCGGAGCACGCCGTCGCTGGAGCCGCGGGCGCGCATGGAGCACCTGCCGCTGCTCACCATCGAGCCGCCCAGCGACAGCTCTGACCGCAGCTCGCTCAGCAGGCAGAGCGCCTACGCGCGCGGCCTGGGCGGGCCACAGGGCAGCCCCAAGCACGGCCCCCACGGGCCCCCCAGGGGCCTCCCCCGGGAGGAGCCGGAGCCGCGGGCCCGGCCGCCGCGGCCCCTGGACGCCCACCTGGCCATCAACGGCTCGGCCAACCGGCAGAGCAAGTCCGAGTCGGACTACTCGGACGGCGACAATGACAGTCTCAACAGCACGTCCAACTCCAACGACACCATCAACTGCAGCTCCGAGTCCTCGTCCCGAGACAGCCTGCGCGAGCAGGCGCTCAGCAAGCAGACCTACCACAAGGAGACCCGCAACAGCTGGGACTCGCCCGCCTTCAGCAACGACGTCATCCGCAAGCGGCACTACCGCATCGGCCTCAACCTCTTCAACAAGTGCGTGCCTGGCGCGGCGGGGCCGGGGTCGTCGGGCCCCGGGTGGTGGGCCGCGGGGCTCTCTGAGCAGGGCCGGGTCTGCGTCCACGTGGGCTGGTCAGGGAGGAGGACCCAGGCAGGCCCGACGCCCTGCAGGGCGTGTTCACTGGGTCTGCGGCGTGGCCACTGTGCGGGGCTCCGGGCAGAGCAGGGCGAGGGCGGGAGACTGGTGTTTAACACAGACTATTCTTAGCGCGGCTGAAAATAGCCCTCCCTCGGAGGGGACGCTGGTGGCTCTGGCTGCGAAACCTCGGTCCTCTCTCTGCATTTCGTGTCGCTAGACGCCGGCCTTCTGCTGGCTCCTCTGGGGAGGCGGGGAGGACGTGGAGGAGATGTGGCCAGCCTGCCCGGTGGCTGCTGACCCACGTCCACTGTGAGCCCCCGGCTTCCTCTTCCAGACGGCAGTGGGGGTACTTGGGGGTTACCCCCTGCCCAGCTGGGGCACGCGGAGAGGCCTGTCCTGAAGGGTGGCTGTGGGGAACCATGGGGTCACACCCGGGCCCCTGAGGGGGGCATCCCTGGCCCTCGATCGGCTGAGGACCACGCATCCCAGAGCCATCATGGGCACCCAGGGAGCCCTCGAGACTCTGTCTGCCCCCAGGCTGCGGCCGGAACACTGCGTGAGCAGGGAGGCCGTCCTGCACTCTGTCCCGGGAGCCCGCCTGCCTGCTCTGGGCCCCGCCAGTCCCGAGGCGTCTCGGACCCTCCTGGGGGAAGCTGGGGGGACCTGGGGGCCCCCGAGCTCCCCTCATCCCCGGCAAGCGTCGCGTCCTGACCCAGAAGTCCCAGCCGGGCGGATAGGTGGGGGCCAGAAGAGCTGCCTGCCTGGACCAAGCACCTTGGTCTCTGGACTCTTCCTGGCGCTGCCGGCCCTCTACCGTGGGCCACGCACCAGCCTCCCTTCGCATGTCTGCGTGCGTGACTCTGGTCCTCACACTTCCTCTCTGTGTGTGCCCCGTGGGTGCGACCCCCACAGCGGCCTCGTCCGTGTGACTCACGGGGTGTGAGCTGGAGATGAGCCCGTGTGGAAGGAGCTCAGAGAGTGCCGGGCACACAGAGTCCGGCCCGTTCCTCCCTGCCGTCCCCCTGGCCCCTGCAGACATCCCCTGGACGTGGGCCACGCACACTGTCCTGTTCTGACGCTGCCACGTGGTTTGCTGCTGGTGGCCAGACCCAGGGACGTCCAGTGGCTGTTCGTTGAAGTAGAGCCTGCAGCTGGACATGGGGACCCGTTTCCCCACATCCTGGACGGCACTCAGCCTTGTCTCCCACCCTAGTCCAAACGTAGAGATAGTGTCTCTTGTTTCACTTTGGATTTGCCTGCCTGCTGCTTAGGTGGAGCATCTGTATTTGTGTCTTTTGGCCGTTTTGGTTTTTCCTTCTACAGAATGCCTGTTCttattttttgcctatttttctgttatttctctttttgatttccttaattcatttcagtttagttcagttgctcagtcgtgtccgactctttgcaaccccacggactgcagcacgccaggcctccctgtccatcaccaactcccaaagtttactcaaactcatgtccattgagtccatgatgtcatccaaccgtctcatcctctgttgtccccttctctccccttcaatctttcccagcatcagagtcttttcaaatgagtcagctctttgcatcaggtatccaaagaattggaatttcagtttcagcatcagtccttccaatgaaaacccaggactgatctcctttagaatggactggttggatctccttgcagtccaagggactctccagagtcttctccaacaccacagttcagaagcatcaattctttggcgctcagctttcttcacagtccaaatctcacatccatacatgaccactggaaaaaccatagctttgactagatggacctttattggcaaagtaacgtctctgctttttgatatactGTCCAGGTTGGTTTGATTTCCTAGTGGCTCTTTATATGTGGTGGATGCTGACTCTTTGGAATTACAGAAATGTCTTCCTTTCACTGGCTGCCCGTTTGTTAAACTTTTGAAGTGGAATCAACGCACTATAAGATCTGTCCTTGTCAAGTGTctagttcagtggtttttaagtACACATCTTTTAACTTTGTTTATACTTTGCTCGTTTAACAGAAGTTAGCagttcttttttacatttttcttattgaGACGTGGTTGATGCATAACCTAGCTTCAGGCATGCACAGGATGATCCCCGTCCGTCTGTATACACGGTTGGTTTATCAGCGTTCCCTTTGGGTGctgctttgtttttttatgttttaagagACTCCACCCCAGGTCATCACGTTGGTTCAAAATATGTTCTCAGGACTGTCGTGGTTTTGCTTTCTATCCTTTGGTGTGTTTGGCTGATGTTTGGTTTGGAGAGGGGTACCCAGTAAGGGGTGGAGCTCTTATTATTCGGCGGAAGTTAGCTGGTCATTCGCAGACAGTTTATTGAGTCGTCTGTCCTT is part of the Bubalus kerabau isolate K-KA32 ecotype Philippines breed swamp buffalo chromosome 20, PCC_UOA_SB_1v2, whole genome shotgun sequence genome and harbors:
- the IQSEC1 gene encoding IQ motif and SEC7 domain-containing protein 1 isoform X4, whose amino-acid sequence is MWCLHCNSERTQSLLELELDSGVEGEAPSSEPGTSLDSPSAYHQGPLAPGSGLSPEPYEHAPGGAYGLYAGPPGQQQRARRPRLQHSTSILRKQAEEEAIKRSRSLSESYELSSDLQDKQVEMLERKYGGRLVTRHAARTIQTAFRQYQMNKNFERLRSSMSEKRLSRRIVLSNMRVQLSFEGPEKAHSSFFEGKQVSVTDGDSPLGSLGPAECGDLGPPPPPALQAPAPAGDFADAITELEDAFSRQVKSLAESIDDALNCRSLHAVEGAPAPAAEPSSGLHGTAEQRRLDEMTASYSDVTLYIDEDELSPPLPAAQAGCRPSSGESDLRLRAGAAAQDYWALAHKDDKGDTDTSCRSTPSLEPRARMEHLPLLTIEPPSDSSDRSSLSRQSAYARGLGGPQGSPKHGPHGPPRGLPREEPEPRARPPRPLDAHLAINGSANRQSKSESDYSDGDNDSLNSTSNSNDTINCSSESSSRDSLREQALSKQTYHKETRNSWDSPAFSNDVIRKRHYRIGLNLFNKKPEKGVQYLIERGFVPDTPVGVAHFLLQRKGLSRQMIGEFLGNRQKQFNRDVLDCVVDEMDFSAMELDEALRKFQAHIRVQGEAQKVERLIEAFSQRYCICNPGVVRQFRNPDTIFILAFAIILLNTDMYSPNVKPERKMKLEDFVKNLRGVDDGEDIPREMLVGIYERIRKRELKTNEDHVSQVQKVEKLIVGKKPIGSLHHGLGCVLSLPHRRLVCYCRLFEVPDPNKPQKLGLHQREIFLFNDLLVVTKIFQKKKNSVTYSFRQSFSLYGMQVLLFENQYYPNGIRLTSAVPGADIKVLINFNAPNPQDRKKFTDDLRESIAEVQEMEKHRIEAELEKQKGVVRPSMSQCPSLKKEPGGGTLSRACLDDSYAGGEGLKRSALSSSLRDLSEAGKRGRRSSAGSLESNVEFQPFEPLQPPVLCS
- the IQSEC1 gene encoding IQ motif and SEC7 domain-containing protein 1 isoform X6, with product MWCLHCNSERTQSLLELELDSGVEGEAPSSEPGTSLDSPSAYHQGPLAPGSGLSPEPYEHAPGGAYGLYAGPPGQQQRARRPRLQHSTSILRKQAEEEAIKRSRSLSESYELSSDLQDKQVEMLERKYGGRLVTRHAARTIQTAFRQYQMNKNFERLRSSMSEKRLSRRIVLSNMRVQLSFEGPEKAHSSFFEGKQVSVTDGDSPLGSLGPAECGDLGPPPPPALQAPAPAGDFADAITELEDAFSRQVKSLAESIDDALNCRSLHAVEGAPAPAAEPSSGLHGTAEQRRLDEMTASYSDVTLYIDEDELSPPLPAAQAGCRPSSGESDLRLRAGAAAQDYWALAHKDDKGDTDTSCRSTPSLEPRARMEHLPLLTIEPPSDSSDRSSLSRQSAYARGLGGPQGSPKHGPHGPPRGLPREEPEPRARPPRPLDAHLAINGSANRQSKSESDYSDGDNDSLNSTSNSNDTINCSSESSSRDSLREQALSKQTYHKETRNSWDSPAFSNDVIRKRHYRIGLNLFNKKPEKGVQYLIERGFVPDTPVGVAHFLLQRKGLSRQMIGEFLGNRQKQFNRDVLDCVVDEMDFSAMELDEALRKFQAHIRVQGEAQKVERLIEAFSQRYCICNPGVVRQFRNPDTIFILAFAIILLNTDMYSPNVKPERKMKLEDFVKNLRGVDDGEDIPREMLVGIYERIRKRELKTNEDHVSQVQKVEKLIVGKKPIGSLHHGLGCVLSLPHRRLVCYCRLFEVPDPNKPQKLGLHQREIFLFNDLLVVTKIFQKKKNSVTYSFRQSFSLYGMQVLLFENQYYPNGIRLTSAVPGADIKVLINFNAPNPQDRKKFTDDLRESIAEVQEMEKHRIEAELEKQKGVVRPSMSQCPSLKKEPGGGTLSRACLDDSYAGGEGLKRSALSSSLRDLSEAGVHH